In Methyloterricola oryzae, one DNA window encodes the following:
- the dxs gene encoding 1-deoxy-D-xylulose-5-phosphate synthase, producing MTDSTNSLLQGINSPSDLRLLSEEQLPQVAEELRAFLLESVSQSGGHLAAGLGTVELTIALHYVFNTPDDKLVWDVGHQAYPHKILTGRRDRMPTIRQKDGVSAFPSREESIYDTFGVGHSSTSISAALGMAIASALDNSDRHAVAIIGDGGMTGGMAFEALNHAGVLDANLLVVLNDNEMSISPNVGALNNYLAKILSSKFYSSVREGSRQLLSRSMPSVWELARRAEEHVKGMVAPGTLFEELGFNYIGPIDGHDLDVLITTLRNLRELPPGPRFLHVVTKKGKGYLPAELDPVAYHGVGTFDPSKDHLPKAKPSSPSYTEVFGKWLCDAAAKEPKLLGITPAMREGSGLQEFAERFPDRYFDVGIAEQHAVTLAAGQACEGYHPVVAIYSTFLQRAYDQLIHDVVLQRLPVLFAIDRAGLVGPDGPTHAGSFDFSYMRCLPGMVIMAPADENECRQMLYTGFRHEGPAAVRYPRGKGPGVPIEESLSVLPIGKAEIKRHGKGVAILAFGSMVTPSLAVGTDLNATVVNMRFVKPLDRELVLELAHSHDYIVTVEENMVAGGAGSAVNELLLAEQILLPILNLGLPDTFVEQGSRDECLALCGLNPAGIQASIETFLARQPGIRQPQPRAAKVKAKH from the coding sequence CAAGTCGCGGAGGAATTGCGGGCCTTTCTCCTGGAAAGCGTGAGCCAATCCGGTGGCCACCTGGCAGCCGGCCTGGGCACTGTCGAACTGACCATCGCCCTGCACTACGTGTTCAATACCCCGGATGACAAGCTGGTCTGGGACGTGGGACACCAAGCCTATCCCCACAAGATTCTGACCGGTCGCCGCGACCGCATGCCGACCATCCGGCAAAAGGACGGCGTCTCGGCCTTCCCGTCCCGGGAGGAGAGCATCTACGACACCTTCGGCGTCGGCCATTCCAGTACGTCTATCAGCGCTGCCCTGGGCATGGCCATCGCGTCGGCCCTGGACAACAGCGACCGCCACGCCGTGGCCATCATCGGCGATGGGGGCATGACCGGAGGCATGGCCTTCGAAGCGCTCAATCACGCCGGGGTGCTCGACGCCAACCTGCTGGTGGTGCTCAACGACAACGAGATGTCCATCTCGCCCAATGTGGGCGCCCTCAACAACTATCTGGCGAAGATACTCTCCAGCAAGTTCTACTCGAGCGTGCGCGAGGGCAGCCGCCAGTTGCTCAGCCGCAGCATGCCCAGTGTCTGGGAACTGGCGCGGCGCGCAGAGGAACACGTGAAAGGCATGGTGGCTCCGGGAACCCTGTTCGAGGAACTGGGCTTCAACTACATCGGCCCCATCGACGGGCACGATCTGGATGTCCTCATCACCACCCTGCGCAATTTGCGCGAGCTGCCGCCGGGGCCGCGCTTCCTGCATGTGGTGACCAAGAAGGGCAAGGGCTATCTGCCCGCGGAACTGGACCCGGTCGCCTACCACGGCGTCGGCACCTTCGATCCCAGCAAGGATCATCTGCCCAAGGCCAAGCCCAGCAGCCCCAGCTACACCGAGGTATTCGGCAAGTGGCTGTGCGACGCGGCGGCCAAGGAACCCAAGTTGCTGGGCATCACCCCCGCCATGCGCGAGGGTTCCGGCCTGCAGGAGTTCGCCGAGCGTTTTCCGGACCGTTATTTCGATGTGGGCATCGCCGAGCAGCATGCGGTCACGCTGGCGGCCGGCCAGGCGTGTGAAGGCTACCATCCGGTGGTGGCGATCTATTCCACCTTCCTGCAGCGCGCCTATGATCAACTGATCCACGACGTGGTCCTGCAGCGCCTGCCCGTGCTGTTTGCCATCGACCGTGCCGGACTGGTGGGCCCCGATGGGCCGACCCACGCCGGCAGTTTCGATTTCAGCTACATGCGCTGCCTTCCCGGCATGGTGATCATGGCGCCCGCCGACGAAAACGAATGCCGCCAGATGCTCTACACCGGCTTCAGGCACGAGGGACCGGCTGCGGTGCGCTACCCCCGAGGCAAGGGTCCGGGCGTGCCCATCGAGGAGTCACTGTCGGTGCTGCCCATAGGCAAGGCGGAAATCAAGCGGCATGGCAAAGGGGTGGCGATTCTGGCCTTCGGCAGCATGGTGACGCCCAGCCTGGCCGTGGGAACCGACTTGAATGCGACCGTGGTGAATATGCGCTTCGTGAAGCCATTGGACCGCGAGTTGGTGCTGGAACTGGCCCATAGTCACGATTACATCGTCACCGTGGAGGAAAACATGGTGGCGGGCGGCGCGGGTTCCGCCGTCAACGAGTTACTGCTGGCGGAGCAAATACTCTTGCCCATTCTCAACCTGGGACTGCCCGATACCTTCGTCGAGCAGGGCAGCCGTGATGAATGCCTGGCTCTCTGCGGCTTGAATCCGGCGGGCATCCAGGCTTCCATCGAGACCTTCCTGGCCCGGCAGCCCGGCATTCGGCAACCCCAGCCGCGCGCCGCCAAGGTCAAGGCCAAACATTGA
- a CDS encoding adenine phosphoribosyltransferase, with translation MESLQAGIRDIPDFPKPGIVFKDITPLVKDPAALRLAVQQLMQPFVGQDITAVAGMEARGFIFGSLVAWEMGLGFVPLRKPGKLPYDVQSVAYDLEYGSAALEVHIDALGPGDRVLLVDDLLATGGTARASCELIENLGASVVGCAFVVELDFLNGRERLNGYPVHSLLHY, from the coding sequence ATGGAAAGCCTGCAGGCCGGTATCCGCGACATTCCGGACTTTCCCAAACCCGGCATCGTCTTCAAGGACATCACCCCGCTGGTCAAAGACCCGGCAGCGCTGCGGCTGGCGGTTCAGCAGCTCATGCAGCCGTTTGTCGGTCAGGACATCACCGCCGTGGCCGGCATGGAAGCGCGGGGCTTCATCTTTGGCTCCCTGGTGGCCTGGGAAATGGGCCTGGGCTTCGTGCCATTGCGCAAGCCCGGCAAACTGCCCTACGACGTGCAGAGCGTGGCCTATGATCTGGAATACGGTTCGGCCGCCCTTGAGGTGCATATCGACGCCCTGGGACCCGGCGACCGGGTGCTGCTGGTGGACGATCTGCTGGCCACCGGCGGAACGGCCCGCGCAAGCTGCGAACTGATCGAAAACCTGGGCGCATCGGTGGTTGGCTGCGCCTTTGTGGTCGAACTGGATTTTCTCAATGGCCGGGAGCGCCTGAACGGCTACCCGGTGCATTCGCTGCTGCATTATTGA
- a CDS encoding multicopper oxidase family protein, whose amino-acid sequence MQRFINRSRRRFLSQAGVGLLAYAGLPVWLRAMEGMAEMPKMAPNKASPDFNPDVELDLICRQTAMSILPGPDTWVQQYIGKLVKGPENTLTTLPGSYLGPLMRFRTGQKIRINLRNELEEPTITHWHGLNVPALMDGHPMYALDKGQTFVYEFEMVNRASFILYHPHTHGITGKQVYHGLAGGILVSDEEEAKLGLPSGEYEIPIVIQDRSFNDQNQLVYVRHMHDRMTGFHGDRILVNGRPDVSLDVASRAYRLRIMNGSNARIYKLAWDDNSPMVVLGVDGGLLESPLHKPYVMLGPGERIDVWADFSGRAVGSQLVMRSRPFKGALPKMAEQMMRGEMGGMGGGHGMGRGMGGGGGMGMMGGMMGSKLPLGSDYPIFTVRVTRQVSDSPKLPTQLCTINRLKLEDVANPDKPVPLGISEAPGAMLLNGRPYAPNDFLPSERIPVNTLQLVEIFHAHGGAGGHGGGDAKAAPAGEHGGEPAKPAQEQGGMQHGGGGQGMGMMGHGMGMGMMGGMNHGGGGGDGKSMQQGSGMGGMGGGMGMMGGGMGGGMMMSMAHPIHLHEEPFQILSRSIGAEEADDYATVREGFIDSGWKDTVLVMPGEKVRLIKPYMKNKGVYMVHCHNLEHEDMGMMREFLVE is encoded by the coding sequence ATGCAACGTTTCATCAACCGTTCCCGCCGCCGTTTTCTCTCCCAGGCCGGAGTTGGACTCCTGGCCTACGCCGGCCTGCCGGTCTGGCTGCGCGCCATGGAGGGGATGGCTGAAATGCCCAAGATGGCCCCCAACAAAGCCTCGCCGGACTTCAACCCGGACGTGGAACTGGACCTGATCTGCCGGCAGACTGCGATGTCCATCCTGCCCGGCCCCGACACCTGGGTCCAGCAATACATCGGCAAGCTCGTCAAGGGCCCGGAAAACACGCTGACCACCCTGCCCGGCTCCTACCTGGGCCCGCTCATGCGCTTCCGCACCGGGCAGAAGATCCGCATCAACCTGCGCAACGAACTGGAGGAACCCACCATCACCCACTGGCACGGCCTCAACGTGCCGGCGCTGATGGATGGCCACCCCATGTATGCCCTGGACAAGGGACAGACCTTTGTCTATGAGTTCGAAATGGTCAACCGCGCCAGCTTCATCCTCTATCATCCGCACACCCACGGCATCACCGGCAAACAGGTCTACCACGGCCTGGCCGGGGGCATCCTGGTGTCGGACGAGGAGGAAGCCAAGCTGGGTCTGCCCTCGGGGGAATACGAAATCCCCATCGTGATCCAGGACCGCAGCTTCAACGACCAGAACCAGTTGGTCTATGTGCGCCACATGCACGACCGCATGACCGGTTTCCACGGCGACCGCATTCTGGTGAACGGGCGGCCCGACGTGAGCCTGGACGTGGCCTCGCGCGCCTACCGGCTGCGCATCATGAACGGCTCGAACGCGCGCATCTACAAGCTGGCCTGGGATGACAACTCGCCCATGGTCGTGCTCGGCGTGGACGGCGGCCTGCTGGAAAGCCCGTTGCACAAGCCCTACGTGATGCTAGGGCCGGGCGAGCGCATCGATGTCTGGGCTGACTTCAGCGGGCGCGCGGTCGGCTCGCAACTGGTCATGCGCAGCCGGCCCTTCAAGGGCGCCCTGCCCAAGATGGCCGAGCAGATGATGCGCGGCGAAATGGGTGGCATGGGCGGTGGACATGGCATGGGCCGCGGCATGGGAGGCGGTGGCGGCATGGGCATGATGGGCGGCATGATGGGTAGCAAGCTGCCCCTGGGCAGCGACTATCCCATTTTCACGGTGCGTGTCACCCGCCAGGTGAGCGACAGCCCCAAGCTGCCGACCCAGCTTTGCACCATCAACCGCCTGAAACTGGAAGATGTGGCCAATCCGGACAAGCCAGTGCCACTGGGAATCTCCGAGGCGCCCGGTGCCATGCTCCTCAACGGCCGGCCCTACGCGCCCAATGATTTCCTCCCGAGCGAGCGCATACCGGTAAACACTCTGCAACTGGTGGAAATCTTCCACGCCCACGGCGGCGCGGGCGGCCACGGCGGCGGCGATGCCAAAGCCGCCCCGGCGGGCGAGCACGGCGGCGAGCCGGCCAAGCCGGCCCAGGAGCAAGGCGGTATGCAACATGGCGGAGGAGGCCAGGGGATGGGCATGATGGGGCACGGCATGGGCATGGGTATGATGGGCGGCATGAACCACGGGGGCGGGGGCGGCGACGGCAAGTCCATGCAGCAAGGCTCGGGAATGGGAGGCATGGGCGGCGGCATGGGTATGATGGGTGGTGGGATGGGCGGAGGCATGATGATGTCCATGGCCCACCCCATTCACCTGCATGAGGAGCCCTTCCAGATCCTGAGCCGCAGCATCGGGGCGGAAGAAGCGGACGACTATGCAACGGTGCGCGAAGGCTTCATCGACTCCGGCTGGAAGGACACGGTCCTGGTCATGCCGGGCGAGAAGGTGCGCCTGATCAAGCCCTATATGAAAAACAAGGGAGTGTACATGGTCCACTGCCATAATCTGGAGCACGAGGACATGGGCATGATGCGCGAGTTCCTGGTGGAATGA
- the moaB gene encoding molybdenum cofactor biosynthesis protein B: MNQEKTFVPLNIAVLTVSDTRSEETDTSGRLLAERLCEAGHHLADKRIVPDDIYRIRAVVSAWIAEPQVHAVVTTGGTGVTGRDGTPEAVAVLLDKTLDGFGEVFRAISFEEIGTSTVQSRALAGVANGTYIFCLPGSSGACRTGWDRLIRAQLDATTRPCNLAELIPRLGEKR; this comes from the coding sequence ATGAATCAGGAAAAAACGTTCGTTCCCCTCAATATTGCCGTGCTCACGGTCTCAGATACCCGTAGCGAGGAGACCGACACCTCAGGTCGCCTGTTGGCGGAACGTCTGTGCGAGGCAGGACACCATCTGGCGGACAAACGCATCGTGCCGGATGACATTTACCGGATTCGCGCCGTGGTGTCGGCCTGGATAGCGGAGCCCCAGGTCCACGCGGTCGTCACCACCGGTGGTACCGGCGTGACGGGCCGCGATGGCACGCCGGAGGCGGTTGCGGTCCTGCTCGACAAGACCCTGGACGGCTTTGGCGAGGTATTTCGCGCCATCTCATTCGAGGAGATCGGCACCTCCACCGTGCAGTCGCGGGCGCTGGCCGGCGTGGCCAACGGAACCTATATCTTCTGCCTGCCGGGGTCTTCCGGCGCGTGCCGCACCGGTTGGGACCGCCTGATTCGCGCGCAACTGGACGCCACTACCCGGCCCTGCAACCTGGCCGAATTGATCCCGCGCCTGGGCGAGAAGAGGTGA
- the crcB gene encoding fluoride efflux transporter CrcB produces MMKQLIAIALGGSVGAVARFLIANGVYALLGRSFPHGTLFVNVSGSFLMGLLTELMLQRFALAVEYRAAILVGFLGAYTTFSTFAIETLYLFEEGSLLKAFLNMFLSTVLCIAGVWFGLICGRAVFSQNIYPWLGHGLPYLHLLLGLVLVFLLAALSGFTFEQMDVGPQRRAITLILLLGLMTVSSTIWLVLRLSEARPEFHGLLSVFAINALSGAALVWLGTTFGTWLWQLNMPR; encoded by the coding sequence ATGATGAAGCAATTGATCGCCATCGCCCTGGGCGGCTCGGTCGGCGCCGTCGCACGATTTCTGATCGCAAACGGCGTCTACGCGCTCCTCGGCCGCAGTTTTCCCCATGGCACGCTGTTCGTGAATGTCAGCGGCTCGTTCCTCATGGGCCTGCTCACTGAATTGATGCTGCAACGCTTTGCCCTCGCCGTGGAATACCGCGCCGCCATCCTGGTGGGCTTCCTGGGCGCCTATACCACCTTCTCCACCTTCGCCATAGAAACCCTCTACCTGTTCGAGGAGGGCAGCCTGCTCAAGGCTTTCCTGAACATGTTCCTGAGCACCGTGCTCTGCATCGCCGGTGTTTGGTTCGGCCTGATCTGCGGCAGGGCGGTCTTCTCGCAGAACATCTACCCCTGGCTGGGTCACGGCCTGCCCTATCTGCACCTGCTCCTGGGCCTCGTCCTGGTTTTCCTCCTGGCCGCGCTGTCCGGCTTTACCTTCGAGCAGATGGACGTGGGGCCGCAAAGGCGCGCCATCACGCTGATCCTGCTGCTAGGGCTGATGACGGTGTCGTCGACGATCTGGCTGGTTCTGCGCCTCTCGGAGGCCCGCCCCGAGTTCCACGGCCTTTTAAGTGTATTTGCCATCAACGCCCTGAGCGGCGCCGCCCTCGTGTGGCTGGGAACCACCTTCGGTACCTGGCTATGGCAACTGAACATGCCTCGTTAA
- a CDS encoding DUF3617 domain-containing protein: MNPGSWEVTMQLESPDSPVAMPPVTQTLCLTRQDVEAGGATLAPGGLGQSASCKPEQLEISEGSATWTLNCDGLSGQGRMSFSGDSYSGSAELSVGLAGQSQRLRQTFSGRRLGDCQK, encoded by the coding sequence ATGAATCCGGGTTCTTGGGAGGTGACGATGCAACTGGAATCCCCGGATAGTCCCGTGGCTATGCCGCCCGTCACCCAGACCCTGTGCCTGACGCGCCAGGATGTGGAGGCCGGCGGGGCGACCTTGGCTCCCGGCGGCCTGGGGCAGTCAGCCTCATGCAAACCTGAGCAGCTTGAAATCTCGGAAGGCAGCGCGACGTGGACCCTGAACTGCGATGGCCTGAGCGGCCAGGGTCGCATGAGCTTCAGCGGCGACAGTTACAGCGGCAGCGCCGAACTCAGTGTCGGTCTGGCCGGCCAATCGCAGCGCCTCAGGCAGACATTCAGCGGACGGCGCCTGGGCGATTGCCAGAAGTAG
- a CDS encoding motility protein A yields MKRHAFKAILILSIVLIGALVMWLDPTGAVFNLPGLVVVVCGTFVATVLGQSYGGVMGLLKDLPRKLSRVALVDEVDLELFLKASEFHRQGSVRYAEAVTRQLGDPFWRAGIQQVLDRIPYADLSRVLQWKIGAQRERDQSEIQVFMTMMAFAPAFGMLGTLFGLISMLYGLDMSSLRSLGQHMGFAMLTTVYGLILANLVLKPIVSRLEQRSRERLAWLHVQQEAILMMHEKCHPRLIQDYLDAYLAPAERLEQVDELSLGAVNQVS; encoded by the coding sequence ATGAAACGTCACGCCTTCAAAGCTATCCTGATCCTCTCGATTGTCCTCATTGGCGCACTGGTGATGTGGCTCGACCCGACCGGCGCCGTCTTCAACCTGCCCGGCTTGGTCGTCGTCGTCTGTGGCACTTTCGTGGCCACCGTGCTCGGCCAGTCCTACGGGGGGGTCATGGGGCTACTGAAGGATTTGCCGCGCAAATTATCGCGCGTGGCTCTGGTCGATGAGGTGGATTTGGAACTGTTCCTCAAGGCGTCGGAATTCCATCGCCAGGGCAGCGTCCGCTATGCCGAGGCCGTGACCCGCCAGCTCGGCGATCCCTTCTGGCGCGCCGGTATCCAGCAGGTGCTGGACCGTATCCCTTACGCCGATCTGAGCCGGGTGTTGCAATGGAAGATCGGCGCCCAGCGTGAGCGCGACCAATCGGAAATCCAGGTGTTCATGACCATGATGGCCTTCGCGCCGGCCTTCGGCATGCTCGGCACCCTGTTTGGCCTGATCAGCATGCTGTACGGGCTGGACATGAGCAGCCTGCGTAGCCTGGGTCAGCACATGGGTTTCGCCATGCTGACCACGGTGTATGGCCTAATCCTCGCCAACCTGGTGCTCAAGCCCATCGTGAGTCGGCTCGAACAGCGCTCCCGCGAACGCTTGGCCTGGCTGCATGTGCAGCAGGAGGCCATCCTCATGATGCACGAGAAATGCCATCCTCGCCTGATTCAGGACTATCTGGACGCCTACCTCGCGCCCGCCGAACGCCTGGAGCAGGTGGACGAATTGTCCCTGGGCGCCGTCAATCAGGTTTCCTGA
- a CDS encoding OmpA family protein codes for MLQRDRQNSLLAQAELRPADGDPWKSAGETRGNDQGVWILSYLDVMMILFAFFVLMFAYQKALVPTDKPSAKLSAASATSKASTNKPKKKTMAGSNVPAKNSAEPVVSTMRAQSALSSFSRQLPQEAPRDTNPVYKTVARDTVSAAARLTMAQSGQRIAQALGAETQGSQVEILTAGRGVQLELSEAILFDPASADLKGGGEALLERLLPVLQQQSGTLYVEGHTDNRPIASARFPSNWELSTARATAVTRYLIARGISSERIRAVGLADTQPRSGNDSAEARARNRRVTLVVADDQRPR; via the coding sequence ATGTTGCAACGCGACCGTCAGAATTCCCTGTTGGCCCAGGCCGAGTTGCGGCCCGCGGACGGCGATCCCTGGAAATCCGCCGGCGAAACCCGAGGCAACGATCAGGGCGTCTGGATCTTGAGCTACCTGGACGTGATGATGATCCTGTTCGCCTTCTTCGTGCTGATGTTCGCCTACCAGAAGGCCCTGGTACCGACGGACAAGCCCAGCGCCAAGCTCAGTGCCGCTAGCGCTACCAGCAAAGCTTCGACGAACAAGCCAAAAAAGAAGACGATGGCCGGGTCGAATGTCCCGGCCAAGAACAGCGCCGAGCCCGTGGTTTCCACCATGCGGGCGCAGTCGGCGCTGAGCAGTTTCAGCCGCCAACTGCCGCAGGAGGCCCCGCGGGATACAAATCCGGTTTACAAGACCGTGGCGAGGGACACCGTGTCCGCGGCAGCGCGCCTGACCATGGCACAATCCGGGCAGCGGATCGCCCAGGCGCTGGGGGCCGAGACCCAAGGTAGTCAGGTGGAGATCCTGACCGCCGGGCGCGGCGTGCAACTGGAACTGAGCGAAGCCATCCTTTTCGATCCTGCCAGCGCGGACTTGAAGGGCGGCGGCGAGGCGCTCCTGGAGCGGTTGCTGCCCGTCCTGCAGCAGCAAAGCGGCACCCTTTACGTGGAAGGCCATACGGACAACCGGCCCATCGCCAGTGCCCGTTTTCCCTCCAACTGGGAGTTGTCCACGGCGCGAGCCACGGCGGTCACGCGCTACCTGATTGCCCGTGGGATTAGTTCCGAGCGGATTCGGGCGGTGGGGCTGGCCGACACGCAACCCCGTTCCGGCAATGACAGTGCAGAGGCCCGCGCACGCAACCGCCGGGTGACCCTGGTGGTGGCCGACGATCAGCGCCCCCGCTGA
- a CDS encoding zinc-dependent peptidase translates to MPLYLWPFRQIRRNRILSRGLVPDRLWRRCLDDHPILAGLSTADEQLLRELTTVFLREKRFEPVQGLDLNELMKTSIAVQACLPILHLGIDSYNDWSTIIVYPAEFVRPRQEFDTAGVLHQWEEWLGGESWERGPVVLSWCDVEASGWGDGYNVVVHEMAHKLDMRNGDADGYPALHRGMRPSEWSQAFTSAYEDLARVAERGREPDIDDYATESPAEFFAVLSEYFFERPDLVAERYPQVFQQLRLYYRQDPETRLPMRPQRGR, encoded by the coding sequence ATGCCGCTATACCTCTGGCCCTTCCGGCAGATCAGGCGCAACCGCATCCTGAGCCGGGGCCTCGTGCCGGACCGGCTCTGGCGGCGCTGTCTTGACGATCACCCGATCCTGGCCGGACTCAGCACGGCGGATGAGCAGCTACTGCGGGAACTGACAACGGTGTTCCTCCGGGAGAAGCGCTTCGAGCCCGTCCAGGGGCTGGACCTGAACGAGTTGATGAAGACGAGCATCGCGGTTCAGGCCTGCCTGCCCATACTCCATCTGGGAATCGACAGTTACAACGACTGGTCCACCATCATCGTGTACCCGGCGGAGTTCGTGCGCCCGCGCCAGGAGTTTGACACAGCCGGCGTCTTGCACCAGTGGGAGGAATGGCTGGGAGGAGAATCCTGGGAGCGTGGCCCCGTAGTACTGTCCTGGTGCGACGTCGAAGCGTCCGGTTGGGGCGATGGCTACAACGTGGTGGTGCATGAAATGGCGCACAAACTGGATATGCGCAACGGCGACGCCGACGGGTATCCGGCGCTGCATCGCGGTATGCGGCCAAGCGAATGGAGCCAGGCCTTCACCAGCGCCTACGAGGACCTTGCGCGGGTGGCCGAACGGGGACGGGAGCCCGATATCGATGACTACGCCACGGAAAGCCCGGCTGAGTTCTTTGCGGTGCTCAGCGAATATTTCTTCGAGAGGCCAGATCTGGTCGCCGAGCGCTACCCGCAGGTGTTCCAACAGCTCCGGCTTTATTACCGCCAGGACCCCGAGACACGCCTGCCCATGCGTCCTCAGCGGGGGCGCTGA
- a CDS encoding DUF2905 family protein, giving the protein MNPGKGLMLLGGCLFLAGLIWAYCPGLMTWFGRLPGDIRWEGKSGYVFIPITSMLLTSLLLTLIFNLFFRK; this is encoded by the coding sequence ATGAATCCGGGCAAGGGACTGATGCTGCTGGGGGGCTGCCTGTTCCTGGCAGGGTTGATCTGGGCTTACTGTCCGGGCTTGATGACGTGGTTCGGCCGGCTCCCAGGCGACATCCGATGGGAAGGCAAAAGCGGTTACGTGTTCATTCCCATCACATCCATGCTCCTGACCAGCCTGCTGCTCACACTCATCTTCAACCTGTTTTTCCGCAAGTAA
- a CDS encoding vWA domain-containing protein has product MTIPNWRPGWRFWTLALALTILAGSLLHPTIPWRSGMHRYLMVLDITQSMNARDYHQADMPNDRLGFVKESLRRVLAEMPCGTEIGLGLFTTQHTQILFKPLELCEHYPVIDAVLAQIDWRMAWAADSHIGHGVFAALREIGEADPDIRLVFFSDGQQYPTDAEAAFFHGVPGQIKGLLVGVGGTQPVAIPKLDRENRPQGYWDYADLQNYAPSPASPEARSHDTTLFRSRLDEANLLELAQRTGLGYHRLTSPDDLLDALQAKELAQRRVVPADLRPLAAGLALLALLATTGLMWRPERAARSETDA; this is encoded by the coding sequence GTGACGATCCCGAATTGGCGACCCGGTTGGCGTTTCTGGACGCTGGCGCTGGCCCTGACAATCCTCGCTGGCAGCCTGCTGCACCCGACCATCCCCTGGCGCTCAGGAATGCACCGGTACCTGATGGTCCTGGACATCACCCAAAGCATGAACGCCCGAGACTACCACCAGGCAGACATGCCCAATGACCGCCTCGGTTTCGTGAAGGAATCCCTGCGCCGAGTGCTCGCCGAGATGCCCTGCGGCACGGAAATCGGCCTGGGCCTGTTCACCACCCAGCACACGCAGATCCTGTTCAAACCGCTTGAATTGTGCGAGCACTACCCGGTGATCGACGCTGTGCTGGCTCAGATCGACTGGCGCATGGCCTGGGCGGCGGACAGCCACATCGGTCACGGGGTGTTCGCTGCCCTGCGGGAAATCGGCGAGGCCGACCCCGACATCCGTCTGGTGTTCTTCAGCGACGGCCAGCAATATCCCACTGATGCCGAAGCCGCCTTTTTTCACGGTGTGCCTGGGCAGATCAAGGGCCTTTTGGTGGGAGTCGGCGGGACGCAGCCGGTCGCTATTCCCAAGCTGGACCGTGAGAATCGCCCACAGGGGTACTGGGACTACGCAGACCTGCAGAACTATGCCCCCTCTCCCGCCTCGCCCGAGGCACGCAGCCACGACACCACCTTGTTCCGCTCCCGCCTGGACGAGGCCAATTTGCTGGAACTGGCACAGCGCACCGGATTGGGCTACCATCGCCTGACTTCCCCCGATGACTTGCTGGACGCCCTGCAAGCCAAGGAGTTGGCTCAGAGGCGGGTTGTGCCGGCGGATCTGCGCCCACTGGCCGCGGGTCTGGCCCTGCTGGCTTTGCTGGCCACCACCGGCTTGATGTGGCGCCCCGAGCGGGCCGCGCGAAGCGAGACAGACGCATGA
- a CDS encoding bacterial transcriptional activator domain-containing protein, with protein sequence MARVKRLALPPWWYLLAAISFGGAAYEAWAWHRAAELQAFLAQPETIRETDETPPLLLLAKATHLAQTGRAQAAIPLYHRLLEAGDPQIRESAHHNLATLYLDQGAKLWNAVGVLEYARVNTLVELAKENYREALRLNPENWDARYNLEYAWRVTPPPKEKSKSDFKGSKSSVYSTLPGLPGGGP encoded by the coding sequence ATGGCCCGAGTGAAACGGCTGGCCCTACCGCCGTGGTGGTATCTGCTGGCGGCTATCAGTTTTGGCGGCGCGGCCTACGAGGCCTGGGCCTGGCATCGCGCAGCAGAATTGCAGGCATTCCTGGCACAGCCGGAGACGATCCGGGAGACGGACGAAACCCCGCCCCTCCTCCTGCTGGCCAAGGCCACGCACCTAGCGCAGACGGGAAGGGCTCAGGCAGCCATCCCGCTCTACCACCGACTGCTGGAAGCCGGCGATCCGCAGATTCGCGAATCCGCCCATCACAACCTGGCGACCCTATATCTGGACCAAGGCGCCAAACTCTGGAATGCGGTGGGCGTGCTCGAATACGCCCGCGTCAATACCTTGGTAGAACTGGCCAAGGAGAATTACCGTGAGGCGCTGCGCTTGAACCCGGAGAACTGGGATGCGCGCTACAACCTGGAATATGCCTGGCGCGTGACGCCTCCTCCGAAGGAAAAGTCCAAGTCGGACTTTAAAGGCAGCAAGTCCAGCGTCTACTCCACCCTACCTGGTTTGCCTGGGGGTGGGCCGTGA